Sequence from the Bacteroidales bacterium genome:
GAGTTAAATTTGCAAGCAGAGCATATTGAGGGTGGTTTTGATGCTTATCGCAAAGCGGCTTACGATAGTTGGAACAGAGAACTTTCAAAGATTGATATTGAAAGCCCCGATACTACGATTTTACGTACATTTTACACTGCTCTTTATCATAGTATGACTGCTCCTACTATTTCAAGTGATGTTGATGGCAGTTACAGAGGTGCTGATAAGTTAAATCATAGAGACAGTTCAATGGTTACATACGGCACATTCTCATTATGGGACACTTACAGAGCAGCACACCCTCTATATACATATATCTGCCCCGACAGGGTAAATGATATGGTTAAGTCGTTTTTAAACCACTACAAAGAGTTTGGGCGACTACCTGTATGGAGTTTTTATGGCAACGAAACTGATATGATGATTGGCTATCACTCCGTTCCTGTTATTGTTGATGCTTATCTTAAAGGTATTGGTGATTTTGATGCTGAAGAGGCTTTAAATGCTTGTGTTGCCACTGCCAATGTTAAAGGTTACAGGGCTTTGGATGAATATAAGGAGTATGGTTATGTTCCCTACGACATTGAGAAAGAGTCTGTTTCAAAAACAATTGAGTACTCTTTTGACGATTGGTGCATTGCCCGAATGGCTGAAAAGATAGGTAAAAAAGATATTGCTGATGAATTTGCAAAGAGAGCAACATTCTATCGCAACCTATATAACCCAGAAACGGGATTTTTACAAGCAAGAGATAGCAAAGGCTCTTTCATTAAAAATTTCAAACCCGGAGAATATACCGAACATATTACTGAGAGCAATACATGGCAATATCTTTTTGGTGCACATCACGATATTATGTGGATGCAAGAGCGTATGGGAGAAGAGTTATTCTTAGATAGGATGAACGATTTGTTCTCGTTATCGGTTTCGGATGATTTGCCTATATTCTCAACCGGTATGATTGGCGAATATGCTCATGGTAACGAGCCTTGCCACCATGTTACATACGTTTACAACCATATTGGTAAACCTTGGCTAACTCAAAAATATGTTACCAAAGTTATGCACGAACTCTATAACGATACTCCTTCGGGGTTGTGCGGTAACGAGGATTGCGGACAGATGTCGGCATGGTACGTTTTCAGTGCTATGGGATTTTACCCTATGAATCCTGCTTCGCAGATTTATGAGATTGGCTCACCTATTGTTAAAAGTGCAAAAATTAATTTGAGCAATGGAAAATGTTTTACTATTTTTGCACCCGAAGTTTCAAAGGAGAATATATACATTCAAAAAATATTGCTTAACGGTAAGGAGTGTGATATGAAATCAATCTCTCATTCTCAGATTATGGACGGTGCAACTATTACCTTTGAGATGGGTAGTACTCCCAAAACAGAATAATTAATTTAACTACGTATGATTGACCAACTTACAATTGATAAAATTATGGATGCCGCCGATATTGTTGAGGTGGTATCGGACTTTGTATCTCTTCGTAAACGTGGTGTCAATTATATTGGCTTGTGTCCTTTCCACGATGAGAGGACTCCTTCGTTTAGTGTATCTCCCTCGAAAGGTATTTGTAAATGTTTCAGTTGCGGTAAAGGTGGTAATGCAGCCCACTTTATTATGGAACATGAGCAGATGACATACTATGAAGCAATAAAGTATCTTGCTAAAAAATATAATATTGAGATTGCTGAACGCGAACTTACCGAAAAAGAGAAAGTGGCTAAGACTACTCGCGAAAGTATGCTTATCGTGAATGAGTTTGCAAAGGATTTCTTTACTAAAAATCTTACAGAAACTGACGAAGGTAGAGCAATTGGTTTATCATACTTTAAAGAGAGAGGGTTCAGAGAAGATATTATTGAAAAATTCGGACTTGGATACTCTCCCGAAAAACGCGATGCTTTGGCAGAGGCTGCTAAAAAAGGTGGGTACAACAAGGATTATCTTATAAAAACTGGCTTGTGTATAGAGAGTCAGGATGGCACTTCACTTATTGACAGATTCAGAGGCAGGGTTATTTTTCCTGTTTATTCATTAGCAGGTAAGGTTATTGCCTTTGGAGGTAGAATATTAAAAACTAACGACAAGACTGCCAAATATCTCAATTCGCCAGAATCGGAAGTGTATCATAAGAGTAATGTTCTCTATGGTATTTACCACGCTAAAAGTGCTATGGTAAAACAGAACAACTGCTTTTTGGTTGAGGGTTATACCGATGTTCTGTCGATGCACCAAGCTGGTATTGAGAATGTTGTTGCCTCATCGGGTACTTCTCTTACCAACGGACAAATCAGGCAGATACACCGCTTTACCGAAAATATTACCGTTTTATATGATGGCGATGCTGCCGGTATAAAGGCTTCGCTAAGGGGTATTGATATGCTACTTGAAGAGGGTATGAAGGTAAAGGTTGTTTTGCTCCCTGATGGAGATGATCCCGACTCTTTTGCTAAGAAACAGAGTGCATCGGAATTTACCGAATATATTAAAGCAAACGAAACAGACTTTATTACCTTTAAAACAAACTTGCTTATTAAAGATGCAGGAGAAGATCCTCTTCGTAGAGCAGGGCTTATTACAGATATTGTTCAATCTATTTCGGTAATACCAGATGAGATTACTCGCTCAGTATATATTAAAGAGTGTAGCAGAATAATGGAGACTCGCGAAGATGTTCTGCTCAAAGCAGTTGCAACGGAACGTATCAAGAAGGCAGAATCGGGACCTTCGCCCGCAAATATGCCTCAAGAGAGCGCTCCAATAAGTGCTAAAGATGAACATCCCGACTCCTCTCCCACCCCTATCGGTATTGATGTTAATAAAAAATCGATAGTAGAGGTTTACGAAAAGAGTTTGCTTAGATTTATTATAAAATATGGTTTAACTCCTATGTTTGACTCGAATGGCGAGGTTACCGATATTTTATCTTTTATTGTTGATGAGTTAAAGAAAGATGGCATTGATTTTTCAACTGAGATTTATGCTCAAATGATTAACGAGGCTCTTGAATGCAGAGATGGATGGGTGGAGCAATTTATAAACTCTGAGAACCTAAAAGGGAAAGATAATAGAGGTATAATTACATACGAGTGTATTGATGCTCGTACCGAGAAGGACAAAATCAACTACTGGATTAAATATATTGAAGATATTAACCAAGCAATAACCAAGCACTTCTTAAATCACAGAGATGAAGTTATCAGCAAAATTGCGGTTGATTTAATCAGCGAAAAATATCGCTTAAGTAAAAAGCAAACTATCAAGAGTGATGAAGAGCGTGTTGTTTCTCTTGCTCGCAGAATGATTACAGAGTTGAAAGATGCTATTATAAGCGAGCAGATTAAGCAACTTAACGTATCACTAAAAGAGGCATTCAAGAATAAAGACAACGAAAAGGTTATGCTTCTTTTGAAAGAACTCAACAACTATAACGCTATTAAGGTTCAGTTGGCTAAAGAGTTGGGAGAGAGAGTTATAAATTGTTAGTTGTCGGTTTCGTAAACTCAACCGCCCCCTTCGGGGTAGTTGTTAGTTTTTAGTTAATAGAGTCTTTAAGGTCTTTTAGGTCATTAGAGGAACTAATGATAAATAAGCAATCCTAATTTTTAATAGATTTATCTACTATAAAATTTCCTTTTATTAAAATCTTTATTTAAATTTGCCAGATACAATGTTTTTTACAATTAATGTAATTACATTGTTGATTGAGAACTATTATTTTAACATATTAAGTCTGGAAAGACTATGGCAAACAGTAAAGAAAAATTATTCGAACAATTCCCGCCAGTATCAACAGAGGCGTGGATTGAAAAAGTTACGGCCGACCTTAAAGGTGCCGACTTTGAGAAAAAACTTGTTTGGAGAACAAACGAAGGGTTTAATGTTAAACCCATGTACAGAGCCGAGGACACAGAGGGTATGAGTTCTACAAATTCTGCTCCCGGAGAGTTTCCCTTTGTACGTGGTACTAAATGCGACAATGTTTGGTTAATTCGCCAAGACATTAAAGCAAGTGATGTTGTTGCTGCTAACGCAAAAGCAAAAGATGTTTTAACTAAAGGTGTTACTTCGCTTTGCTTTAAAGTTGAGGCTGACAGTATTAACGCTAACGGTATTGCTGCTCTTCTTAATGGTATAAACATTGAGGAGACCGAGATTAACTTCCGTTGTTGCGTACGCCAAGCAGAAAACCTTTTGAATGTATATAAAACTTACATCGATTCTATTGGTGCTGACAAGGAGAAAGTTAAAGGTTCATTGAATTACAATCCTTTCAAAAAGCTTCTTGTCAGAGGTAAAGATATTGAGAACTTAGCAGATATTTGCGCTAACCTTGTTAAGGCTTCGGCAGAGTTACCCAAATTCAGAGTTTTGGCTGTTGATTCTGTTATGTTGTGCGATGCAGGTTCGTATATATCTCAAGAACTTGGTTACGCTCTTGCTTGGGGTAACGAGTATATGAGTATGCTTACTGATAAAGGCATAAGCGTTGATGAGGCTGCTAAAAACATTAAATTCAATTTTGGTATCTCATCAAACTTCTTTATGGAGATAGCAAAATTCCGCGCTGCTCGTATGTTGTGGGCTGAGATTGTTGCCGCTTACAAACCTGCTTGTTTGTGTGCTGCCAAGATTGCATCTCACGCAGAGACTTCAAAATTCAATCTTACAGTTTTTGATGCACACGTTAACTTGTTACGTACTCAAACTGAAACAATGTCGGCTGCTTTAGCTGGTGTTGATTCAATTTGTGTTACTCCTTTTGATGCAACATATAAAGAGAGTGATGAGTTCTCAGAGCGTATTGCTCGTAACCAACAACTATTATTGAAAGAGGAGTCGCACTTTGATAAGATTACTGATGCTTCGGCAGGCTCTTACTACGTTGAGAATTTAACAGCCTCTATTGCCGAACAAGCATGGAAGTTGTTTAAAGAGGTTGAGGCAGAGGGAGGATTCTACTCTGCTGTTAAGAGCGGAAGTGTTCAAAACGGAGTTAACACATCGGGCAATGCTCGCCGTAGTGCAATTGCTCGCCGTAGAGAGATTTTATTGGGTACTAACCAATATCCCAACATCAACGAGAAGGCAGCCGATAAGATTGTTAAAGCAGAGAAATGCGGTTGCTGTGGTGGTGGTAAATGTGAGCCTGATTTTGCCACTCTCGATTTCAGTCGCGGTGCTACTCAATTTGAGGAGTTACGTTTGGCAACAGAGGGTAACGACAAACAACCTACTGTATTTATGCTTACAATAGGTAACCTTGCAATGCGTCTTGCTCGCTCACAATTCTCTGGCAACTTCTTTGGTTGTGCCGGTTACAAAATTATTGACAATCTTGGTTTTGACACAGTTGAAGAGGGTGTTGAGGCTGCTGTTAAAGCAGGGGCTGACATCGTTGTATTGTGTTCAAGTGATGAGGAGTATGCAACTCTTGCTCCCGCAGCCTTTAAGGCGTTAGACGGACGTGCAATGTTTGTTGTTGCAGGAGCTCCTGAATGTGCCGAAGAACTTAAAGCTCAAGGTATAGATATGTTTATAAATGTTCGCAGCAACGTTCTTGAAACTTTGCAAGCGTTTAATAGCAAACTTTCAATAAAATAAGAACTATGAGACCAGATTTCAGTAACATAAATATAAATGACGCATTTGCAAACGGAGCAACTTGCGTTGCATGTAACTCGGAGGCTAATTGGATTACCCCCGAACTTATCCCCGTTAAGCCTATCTATACCAAAGAGGACTTGGAGGGAATGGAACACCTAAACTACGTTGCAGGTATGGAGCCTTATTTGAGAGGTCCTTACAGCACAATGTATGTTATGCGTCCTTGGACTATTCGCCAATATGCAGGTTTCTCAACTGCCGAAGAGTCAAACGCATTCTATCGCCGTAACCTTGCTGCCGGACAAAAAGGTTTGTCGGTGGCTTTTGACCTTGCTACTCACCGCGGTTACGATGCCGACCACGAACGTGTTGTTGGTGACGTTGGTAAAGCAGGTGTATCAATTTGCAGTCTTGAGGATATGAAGGTTTTGTTTGATGGTATTCCTTTGAACAAAATGTCTGTTTCAATGACAATGAATGGTGCTGTGTTACCTATCCTTGCTTTCTATATTAATGCAGGTTTGGAACAAGGTGCTAAATTGGAAGAGATGGCAGGTACTATCCAAAACGATATTCTTAAAGAGTTTATGGTGCGTAATACATATATCTACCCACCTGAATTCTCAATGAGAATCATCGCTGATATTTTTGAATATACTTCAAAGAATATGCCTAAGTTTAACTCAATCTCAATCTCGGGTTACCACATGCAAGAGGCTGGTGCTACTGCTGATATTGAGTTGGCTTATACTCTTGCAGATGGTTTAGAGTATCTTCGTGCCGGAGTTAATGCAGGTATGGATATTGACGCATTTGCTCCTCGCCTATCGTTCTTCTGGGCAATAGGTATGAACTACTTTATGGAGATTGCCAAGATGCGTGCTGCTCGTATGTTGTGGGCTAAGATTGTTAAACAATTCAATCCTAAAAACCCAAAATCATTGGCATTGCGTACACACTGCCAAACTTCAGGATGGTCGCTTACTGAGCAAGATCCATTCAATAACGTTGGCAGAACTTGTATCGAGGCTATGGGTGCTGCATTGGGACACACTCAATCACTTCACACAAATGCTTTGGACGAGGCTATTGCATTGCCAACTGACTTCTCGGCTCGTATTGCTCGTAATACTCAAATTTATATTCAAGAGGAGACTTACGTTACTAAAGAGGTTGACCCATGGGCAGGCTCTTACTACGTTGAGACTCTTACTAACGAATTGGCTCACAAAGCGTGGGAGCATATTCAAGAGATTGAGAAATTGGGTGGTATGGCTAAAGCCATTGAGACTGGATTACCAAAACTTCGCATTGAAGAGGCGGCAGCAAGAACTCAGGCTCGTATCGACTCAGGCAAACAGGTTATTGTTGGTGTAAACAAATATCGTTTGGAGAAAGAGGCTCCTATTGATATTCTTGAGGTTGACAACACTCAAGTTCGTAAACAACAAATTGAGCGTTTGAATACCCTTAAAGCAAACCGCGATGAGGCTGCTGTTAAAGCAGCATTGGATGCTATTACAGAGTGTGTTAAAACCAAAGAGGGCAACCTATTGGATTTGGCTGTTAAAGCAGCAAAAGTTCGTGCAACATTAGGAGAAATTTCAGATGCTTGCGAGGTTGTTGTTGGTAGATATAAAGCAGTAATTAGAACTATTTCAGGCGTGTATTCATCAGAGACAAAACAAGATTCAGACTTTATTCGTGCAACAGAGTTGACCGAAGAGTTTGCTAAGAGAGAAGGTCGTCAACCACGTATTATGATTGCCAAAATGGGACAAGACGGACACGACCGCGGTGCAAAAGTTGTAGCAACAGGTTATGCCGATTGTGGCTTTGACGTGGATATGGGACCATTGTTCCAAACTCCGGCAGAGGCTGCTCGCCAAGCTGTTGAGAATGACGTTCACGTTATGGGAGTATCTTCACTTGCAGCCGGACACAAAACTCTTGTTCCTCAAGTTATTGAAGAACTTAAGAAGTTAGGCAGAGAGGATATAATTGTTATTGCCGGTGGTGTTATCCCCGCACAAGATTATGACTTCTTGTACAAGGCTGGTGTTGCTGCTATATTCGGACCCGGTACTTCGGTTTCAAAAGCTGCATGCCAAATACTTGAAATCCTTTTAGGAGAGGAATAAAGTTGTTAGTTTTCGGCTAATGCCACCCTGCGGGTAGTTATTAGTTGTTAGATAAGCGAGTTGCTCATACGAGCAACTCGCTGTTGTTTTAAGACTATTAAAGTTATAAAAGGCCCAAAAGGGCATAAAAGGCTTTTATTAGGGAAGAGAGCTAAGATAACTATGGTAACTATAACAATTAGATAAAAATGCTTACCAATTTATTACCCCTACCCCCTGCGGGTACTTCCCCTACAAGAGGGGAAGAGTTTGGCTTGTTATTGTGTTTTTATTGTTATTCTAATAACTACCCCAAAGGGACGGCACTTGTGCCGACAACTAACAACTAACAAAGCCACGAGTAAGTGAGAGCAGAGTTAAGTTTACTTGAACTCTGCCGAGCGTGATCAGATTCAACAAACGAATGTTTGTTAACTGGCATTACACCTTTAAATATATTTGGTGCTTATACATATAGCGGAGTATCAGGTATATGATTGTGCAGTTGCTAACGGCTATGATAAAGGGATAATATGCTCCAATGTATTGTTCTAAGCCATGCAATAGGGATTGTGACACACTACTGAAACTTACTACTATTGTGAGCATATAGGCTGTTATGGAGTTCATTCCATATACTTTTAATAGTTGGGTATGTTTTTTATAGCCTTTTACGTCTATTATCCAATAGAAAAGTGCCATTAGTACGTAACACCAGCCACTGCTGTATATGGTCATTGAACTTGTCCATAGTTTTTTGATTATGGGATGTACGTATCCTAATAGATAGCCTAATACTACTAATGCTATTCCTATATATAGTAGTTGTTTAAATTTTTTTATTGCGGTGG
This genomic interval carries:
- a CDS encoding GH92 family glycosyl hydrolase, encoding MRNFLFLISILIFASCSKYDKAKDFAQFVNPFVGTDYTGNTYPGATVPFGMVQLSPDNGLPGWDRIAGYFYPDSTIAGFSHTHLTGTGAGDLYDISFMPVTNPYNEAEAPLGIHSKFSHDSEVAEAGYYKVLLKDYNIKVELTATERCGVQRYTFPKAEASVFLNLAKAMNWDATIDSHIEFADSVTIKGYRYSTGWAQEQKIFFVSKLSRPFKYAKIDSTALDKGGYGVIARMDFDTNEGDTLIIRTAISQTGIEGAELNLQAEHIEGGFDAYRKAAYDSWNRELSKIDIESPDTTILRTFYTALYHSMTAPTISSDVDGSYRGADKLNHRDSSMVTYGTFSLWDTYRAAHPLYTYICPDRVNDMVKSFLNHYKEFGRLPVWSFYGNETDMMIGYHSVPVIVDAYLKGIGDFDAEEALNACVATANVKGYRALDEYKEYGYVPYDIEKESVSKTIEYSFDDWCIARMAEKIGKKDIADEFAKRATFYRNLYNPETGFLQARDSKGSFIKNFKPGEYTEHITESNTWQYLFGAHHDIMWMQERMGEELFLDRMNDLFSLSVSDDLPIFSTGMIGEYAHGNEPCHHVTYVYNHIGKPWLTQKYVTKVMHELYNDTPSGLCGNEDCGQMSAWYVFSAMGFYPMNPASQIYEIGSPIVKSAKINLSNGKCFTIFAPEVSKENIYIQKILLNGKECDMKSISHSQIMDGATITFEMGSTPKTE
- the dnaG gene encoding DNA primase, whose amino-acid sequence is MIDQLTIDKIMDAADIVEVVSDFVSLRKRGVNYIGLCPFHDERTPSFSVSPSKGICKCFSCGKGGNAAHFIMEHEQMTYYEAIKYLAKKYNIEIAERELTEKEKVAKTTRESMLIVNEFAKDFFTKNLTETDEGRAIGLSYFKERGFREDIIEKFGLGYSPEKRDALAEAAKKGGYNKDYLIKTGLCIESQDGTSLIDRFRGRVIFPVYSLAGKVIAFGGRILKTNDKTAKYLNSPESEVYHKSNVLYGIYHAKSAMVKQNNCFLVEGYTDVLSMHQAGIENVVASSGTSLTNGQIRQIHRFTENITVLYDGDAAGIKASLRGIDMLLEEGMKVKVVLLPDGDDPDSFAKKQSASEFTEYIKANETDFITFKTNLLIKDAGEDPLRRAGLITDIVQSISVIPDEITRSVYIKECSRIMETREDVLLKAVATERIKKAESGPSPANMPQESAPISAKDEHPDSSPTPIGIDVNKKSIVEVYEKSLLRFIIKYGLTPMFDSNGEVTDILSFIVDELKKDGIDFSTEIYAQMINEALECRDGWVEQFINSENLKGKDNRGIITYECIDARTEKDKINYWIKYIEDINQAITKHFLNHRDEVISKIAVDLISEKYRLSKKQTIKSDEERVVSLARRMITELKDAIISEQIKQLNVSLKEAFKNKDNEKVMLLLKELNNYNAIKVQLAKELGERVINC
- the mutA gene encoding methylmalonyl-CoA mutase small subunit — protein: MANSKEKLFEQFPPVSTEAWIEKVTADLKGADFEKKLVWRTNEGFNVKPMYRAEDTEGMSSTNSAPGEFPFVRGTKCDNVWLIRQDIKASDVVAANAKAKDVLTKGVTSLCFKVEADSINANGIAALLNGINIEETEINFRCCVRQAENLLNVYKTYIDSIGADKEKVKGSLNYNPFKKLLVRGKDIENLADICANLVKASAELPKFRVLAVDSVMLCDAGSYISQELGYALAWGNEYMSMLTDKGISVDEAAKNIKFNFGISSNFFMEIAKFRAARMLWAEIVAAYKPACLCAAKIASHAETSKFNLTVFDAHVNLLRTQTETMSAALAGVDSICVTPFDATYKESDEFSERIARNQQLLLKEESHFDKITDASAGSYYVENLTASIAEQAWKLFKEVEAEGGFYSAVKSGSVQNGVNTSGNARRSAIARRREILLGTNQYPNINEKAADKIVKAEKCGCCGGGKCEPDFATLDFSRGATQFEELRLATEGNDKQPTVFMLTIGNLAMRLARSQFSGNFFGCAGYKIIDNLGFDTVEEGVEAAVKAGADIVVLCSSDEEYATLAPAAFKALDGRAMFVVAGAPECAEELKAQGIDMFINVRSNVLETLQAFNSKLSIK
- the scpA gene encoding methylmalonyl-CoA mutase — its product is MRPDFSNININDAFANGATCVACNSEANWITPELIPVKPIYTKEDLEGMEHLNYVAGMEPYLRGPYSTMYVMRPWTIRQYAGFSTAEESNAFYRRNLAAGQKGLSVAFDLATHRGYDADHERVVGDVGKAGVSICSLEDMKVLFDGIPLNKMSVSMTMNGAVLPILAFYINAGLEQGAKLEEMAGTIQNDILKEFMVRNTYIYPPEFSMRIIADIFEYTSKNMPKFNSISISGYHMQEAGATADIELAYTLADGLEYLRAGVNAGMDIDAFAPRLSFFWAIGMNYFMEIAKMRAARMLWAKIVKQFNPKNPKSLALRTHCQTSGWSLTEQDPFNNVGRTCIEAMGAALGHTQSLHTNALDEAIALPTDFSARIARNTQIYIQEETYVTKEVDPWAGSYYVETLTNELAHKAWEHIQEIEKLGGMAKAIETGLPKLRIEEAAARTQARIDSGKQVIVGVNKYRLEKEAPIDILEVDNTQVRKQQIERLNTLKANRDEAAVKAALDAITECVKTKEGNLLDLAVKAAKVRATLGEISDACEVVVGRYKAVIRTISGVYSSETKQDSDFIRATELTEEFAKREGRQPRIMIAKMGQDGHDRGAKVVATGYADCGFDVDMGPLFQTPAEAARQAVENDVHVMGVSSLAAGHKTLVPQVIEELKKLGREDIIVIAGGVIPAQDYDFLYKAGVAAIFGPGTSVSKAACQILEILLGEE